In one Hippocampus zosterae strain Florida chromosome 10, ASM2543408v3, whole genome shotgun sequence genomic region, the following are encoded:
- the igsf10 gene encoding immunoglobulin superfamily member 10 yields MSFPCTMIACRGSYLRRCLLSLGSLLVLLAAVSPIWGDCPTSCVCSVPVEVHCTFRYLNVVPAHILPAVERINLGYNSITILRENALSGLKKLEILMLHSNLIHSIEDRAFQDLRSLQVLKMSYNKVKELNKQTFKGMESLQRLHMDHNYIDFINPEAFYGLTNLQLVHLEGNHLQQLHPDTFITLTHSQVFKLSSLRTIHLSDNLLTSLPAEVFSGCSQLENLFLHGNRWACDCRMNWFPLWTQKHTGVLKCKRDRRYPRGQLCPICENPTLYQKSRLSLLPRDAFTCTKPWIQPHLKQKNISLDEGDFSPVSPSDFIAPLGSIQMKFTDQFHNDASLSCTVQRPSNFENLTLTMEEEGGDDITELISTITTYLVCNVENEHIQHLWQILAAYSEFPMTLERGLLLTKSPEMMYRYNQKKTGEDELHTNIDAEIKAVPAWLMQGEVQLQLDRTTTTFSTLHIKYRSVVKLRVENTIPKKDHYSWTMIKKDNETKTEQTIITGGVVQLSCQVRGEPKPLLEWILPDGIKVRAPYVSEDNRIIITAEGKLTLRGADASDTGLYRCIATNYLDADILVFRVTVLSPDVEEAGVNGVHVSQKLGEHVLFDCSSLGSPKPSIQWILPDYSILDRSQGKKKVYENGTLVIEGFTRRDQGFYRCLAANHLGVDLLVSQVTASESSKLFKEFDQTGSGMEMESQVDPTLTDNTSTVSDIPSYKPSDRTTQEAKTFVSDRRHPRLRSRGKGISEGQIGQRRFSASKRRGFSNRVFDTTIRKIDPKKFAEFMKKAQDGAKETTKERKAVKDSKTLLSNDNENGSGEVPDDLILLGTVLPTTHNSQKGSEFEMENMDTIEVTKNSSGVTFSQERAKLTTDYMTIQENIYTNTPVKSERKGVTLYNLISPNSSVFSFDETTELHSLKITDYSQETQLQYSGEHHSEPETSTEVFSFTIDPNVTPMRDGTDPVELFVHSDPESQSTIRAVTTTQRREDEITFHTTQTIKSPPLGSTIISKQQIHIIPHKKSRGGGRRRMFHGRRRIIKPNRISDIQSIINKLIRPSERNTTVPYSIEVRTDMELSTPNTQFGARVKTGKIHGRKPIPAETLTVPQTSAITRTTLPTITTHLPPESEVPFPTKTAEIKVSLFDDDYEDLFSADFDLSTLKATAQPLTTMSPTYYSKSFTTAKATMHRQTIASSPTTKPPPGENPEREFSYGSGGLPDDFPTTRPRSGGKRGRQGRRRPFKGHRPSKKLKNTKLYAISTTNTFDNKKTTMANTIQTTLLPHKSASKPAMYTPTREFDRSAEISEQQTYASKEVNSDISCTTRTPFIRLNTMPTFEKAYATTQNRIHNNVRSPTLTLNGHTAAPRRPRPTVETGAKEDTEKAVSFETMTIYTGEPDYIYTYNRNNVKNVLATTIPNVASTQPTTMLMTRKPKILGGNAASFTVLTDSDAFLPCEAVGDPLPVISWKRFSTSTGNTVTIKGRMGKYELLRNGTLSIQNVTTKDRGQYICIAENNHGSDKLIVTLSVVAYPSRILEPKMREIKSHAGNTVEIQCKADGRPMPTISWILANRTQVREHNTPNGKVSVTAGGTLVIRQVSVFDRGYYKCIASNLAGADTATVRLHVVAAPPGILEEKRQQVKTFSKQNLWLPCTGQGNPQPKIHWVLHDGVLVNSQRFAWDKRISVYDNGTLLIKDLAPIDNGKYECIATSSTGSERRVVTLTVERRESAPKIVVTSQHVTELYFGDQISLNCSASGEPEPRIMWRLPSNVVVDQSHRMGSRFQVLKNGTLVINFAIDKDAGDYLCMAQSISGDDVQLMKVKVSMKPAKIEHKPHGKKKVLYGNDFKVDCKASGAPKPEISWGLPDGTVVNSALQADSFTGGRRIRRYTLFDNGTLYVNQVGMTEEGDYTCIAENQVGKDEMHVHITVVTAAPKIRQKSETYARLKPGGNIRFDCEAVGEPKPRILWMLPTNDVIAASNERYLLHVNGSLDIRNAKPIDGGEYVCIARNPGGEKRRVYKLEIGGNPPVINGFHHNRTVLKDFSTKYSRKLIDCQAEGNPTPTITWIMPDNIFLKAPYFGGRINVHHNGTLEIRNVRPTDTGEFICMATNDGGESILVVELEVTNTLRRPIFKNPFNERIVSPLGKTIVLNCSSDGHPKPDITWILPDGIRLSSGRNTHRRVDNDGSLVIFNARIEDAGKYRCGAKNIMGYIEKLIVLDVGQKPYILTRPRGIIRSMFGDLLFLHCLSDGSPKPRIYWTLPGGHTLTQPQVLGRYNLLENGTLVVQGTTLYDRGNYVCRARNDAGEAVLTVPVVIIAYPPRITTMPPPTLSLMAGTPIKLNCAAIGVPKPEITWELPDHSILSVARQGRRLGSEMLHPQGTLVVQRVSAFDSGTYKCVAKNQLGSDLKAVYVRVL; encoded by the exons ATGAGTTTTCCGTGCACAATGATTGCTTGCAGAGGCTCTTACCTGCGGAGGTGTTTGCTCTCCCTGGGGTCTCTGTTAGTGCTCTTGGCTGCTGTGTCCCCCATTTGGGGCGACTGTCCCACGTCGTGCGTGTGCTCCGTGCCCGTGGAAGTGCACTGCACTTTTCGTTACCTGAACGTGGTGCCTGCCCACATCCTGCCAGCTGTGGAAAGAATTAACCTTGG GTACAACAGTATAACTATCTTGCGAGAGAATGCTCTTTCGGGTCTGAAGAAATTGGAAATACTGATGCTGCACAGCAATCTTATTCACAGCATCGAGGACAGAGCATTTCAGGATCTACGATCATTACAG GTCCTCAAGATGTCCTATAACAAAGTCAAGGAGCTCAACAAACAGACATTCAAAGGCATGGAAAGTCTGCAGCGACTCCACATGGACCACAACTACATTGACTTCATCAACCCAGAGGCTTTCTACGGCCTAACTAATCTACAGTTGGTCCATCTGGAGGGAAACCACTTGCAACAGCTCCACCCAGACACATTCATTACCCTGACACACAGCCAAGTGTTCAAGTTGTCCTCATTGAGGACCATCCACCTGTCTGACAACCTCCTCACTAGCCTGCCTGCGGAGGTGTTCTCTGGGTGCAGCCAACTGGAGAACCTCTTTCTCCATGGCAACCGATGGGCATGTGATTGTCGTATGAACTGGTTCCCACTATGGACACAGAAGCATACTG GGGTGCTAAAATGTAAGCGGGACCGAAGATATCCTCGAGGCCAACTGTGTCCCATTTGTGAAAATCCAACCCTTTACCAAAAGAGCCGCCTCTCCCTTCTTCCTCGTGATGCCTTCACTTGTACCAAACCTTGGATCCAGCCCCATCTGAAGCAGAAAAACATCAGCTTGGATGAAGGGGACTTCAGTCCAGTTTCGCCAAGCGACTTTATTGCTCCACTAGGCTCCATTCAAATGAAGTTTACAGATCAATTTCACAATGATGCTAGCCTGTCATGCACTGTCCAGAGGCCATCTAATTTTGAAAACCTCACACTTACCATGGAAGAGGAGGGGGGTGACGATATCACTGAACTCATTTCTACCATAACTACATATTTGGTATGCAACGTTGAGAATGAACATATCCAACATTTGTGGCAAATCCTGGCAGCCTACAGTGAGTTTCCCATGACCcttgagaggggtttgttgttgACTAAAAGTCCCGAAATGATGTACCGATATAATCAAAAGAAAACGGGGGAGGATGAACTACACACAAACATTGATGCTGAAATCAAAGCTGTTCCTGCTTGGCTGATGCAAGGTGAGGTTCAATTGCAGCTCGACCGTACTACAACAACTTTCTCTACTCTGCATATCAAGTACCGGTCTGTCGTCAAGCTACGGGTGGAGAACACCATCCCGAAGAAAGACCACTATTCCTGGACCATGATAAAGAAAGACAATGAAACCAAAACTGAGCAAACTATAATAACAG gtgGGGTGGTTCAGTTGAGCTGTCAAGTCCGAGGAGAACCAAAGCCTTTGTTGGAGTGGATTTTACCAGATGGTATCAAGGTGCGAGCCCCTTATGTCAGCGAGGACAATAGGATCATAATCACCGCTGAAGGAAAGCTCACTCTGCGGGGTGCAGACGCCTCGGATACGGGCCTCTACCGCTGCATTGCCACCAATTACTTGGATGCTGACATTCTGGTTTTTCGAGTGACAGTCTTGTCTCCTGATGTGGAGGAGGCAGGTGTCAATGGTGTCCACGTATCCCAGAAACTAGGGGAACATGTTCTTTTTGATTGCAGCAGTTTAGGAAGTCCAAAGCCCTCAATACAATGGATACTCCCAGACTACTCAATACTGGACAGGTCCCAAGGAAAAAAGAAGGTGTATGAGAATGGCACCCTAGTGATTGAGGGCTTTACAAGGAGGGACCAAGGATTTTATAGATGTTTGGCTGCTAATCACTTGGGAGTTGACCTCCTGGTTTCTCAGGTGACAGCAAGTGAAAGCTCTAAGCTATTCAAAGAATTTGATCAGACCGGATCAGGCATGGAGATGGAGAGCCAGGTCGACCCAACTTTAACTGACAACACAAGCACCGTCAGCGACATCCCTTCTTACAAACCATCTGATAGAACTACTCAAGAAGCCAAAACCTTTGTTTCTGATCGACGTCATCCCAGACTGAGGTCACGGGGAAAAGGTATTTCAGAGGGTCAAATAGGACAAAGGAGGTTTTCAGCCAGCAAAAGACGTGGATTTAGCAATAGGGTCTTTGATACAACAATTAGGAAAATTGATCCAAAGAAATTTGCTGAATTCATGAAGAAAGCTCAAGATGGCGCAAAAGAAACCACTAAAGAAAGAAAGGCAGTAAAAGACTCAAAGACTCTTTTGTCAAACGATAATGAAAATGGCTCTGGTGAGGTACCTGATGATCTAATTTTACTTGGTACAGTTTTGCCCACTACACATAACTCTCAAAAAGGTAGtgaatttgaaatggaaaacatgGACACAATAGAAGTCACAAAAAACAGCAGTGGCGTCACTTTCAGTCAAGAAAGAGCAAAACTGACAACAGATTATATGACAATCCAAGAGAACATATACACAAACACCCCAGTTAAGAGTGAGAGAAAAGGTGTTACATTGTATAACCTGATTTCACCCAACTCAAGCGTCTTTAGTTTTGATGAAACTACAGAGCTTCATTCCCTCAAAATAACAGATTATTCACAAGAAACTCAGCTCCAGTATTCTGGAGAACATCATTCAGAACCAGAAACGTCCACCGAGGTGTTCTCATTCACCATTGATCCGAATGTTACTCCAATGAGGGATGGCACAGACCCTGTGGAGCTTTTCGTCCATTCGGATCCAGAAAGCCAATCCACGATCAGAGCTGTCACCACCACACAGAGGCGGGAAGATGAAATAACCTTCCATACCACCCAAACAATAAAATCCCCACCTTTAGGATCCACCATCATCTCCAAGCAGCAAATACACATCATCCCACACAAGAAGAGTCGAGGAGGTGGGCGCAGAAGAATGTTCCACGGTCGCAGAAGAATCATTAAACCCAACAGAATTAGTGACATACAATCCATTATCAATAAACTCATACGGCCATCTGAGCGGAATACTACAGTACCATACAGTATTGAAGTGAGAACag ATATGGAACTATCCACTCCCAATACACAATTTGGGGCAAGAGTCAAAACTGGCAAGATACATGGAAGAAAGCCAATCCCCGCCGAAACATTGACTGTACCTCAGACTTCAGCTATAACCCGAACTACTTTGCCCACCATCACCACACACTTACCACCAGAATCTGAGGTTCCATTTCCAACCAAGACAGCAGAAATAAAAGTCAGTTTGTTTGACGATGACTATGAAGATTTGTTCTCTGCAGATTTTGACCTGTCAACTCTGAAGGCCACTGCTCAGCCTCTAACGACAATGAGCCCAACTTATTACTCAAAGTCCTTCACCACTGCTAAAGCAACAATGCATAGACAAACTATTGCTTCCTCGCCTACAACCAAACCACCCCCAGGAGAAAATCCAGAGAGAGAATTTTCATATGGGTCTGGTGGACTTCCAGATGATTTTCCTACAACCAGGCCAAGATCTGGTGGAAAGAGAGGGCGCCAAGGACGGAGAAGACCATTTAAGGGACACAGACCCTCAAAgaaactgaaaaatacaaaattgtaTGCCATAAGCACAACTAATACGTTTGACAATAAGAAAACAACCATGGCAAACACTATCCAGACTACTTTATTGCCCCATAAGAGTGCCTCCAAACCTGCAATGTATACACCAACAAGGGAATTCGACAGAAGTGCAGAAATATCAGAGCAGCAGACTTATGCTTCCAAAGAAGTCAACTCGGACATTTCCTGTACTACAAGAACACCTTTTATCCGCTTAAACACAATGCCTACATTTGAGAAAGCTTACGCGACGACTCAAAACAGGATCCACAATAATGTCAGATCGCCGACACTGACGCTGAATGGTCACACAGCAGCTCCAAGAAGACCTAGACCTACGGTGGAAACCGGTGCCAAAGAGGACACAGAGAAAGCTGTTTCTTTTGAGACCATGACCATATATACAGGAGAACCGGACTACATCTATACATACAACAgaaacaatgtaaaaaatgtacttGCCACAACCATCCCTAATGTTGCCAGCACTCAACCAACTACTATGCTCATGACCAGAAAACCTAAAATACTTGGTGGCAATGCAGCTAGTTTTACGGTTTTGACGGACTCAGATGCCTTTTTACCATGTGAAGCTGTTGGAGACCCACTGCCAGTCATATCCTGGAAACGCTTCTCCACAAGCACAG GAAACACAGTTACCATCAAGGGGAGAATGGGCAAGTACGAGTTGTTGCGCAATGGCACATTGTCAATACAGAATGTCACTACGAAGGACCGAGGCCAGTATATCTGTATTGCTGAGAATAATCATGGCTCAGATAAACTGATTGTCACTCTCTCCGTGGTAGCTTACCCTTCACGTATATTAGAGCCCAAAATGAGAGAAATAAAGTCTCATGCAGGAAATACAGTGGAGATTCAATGCAAGGCAGATGGTCGGCCCATGCCGACGATATCCTGGATTCTGGCAAACCGCACGCAAGTCAGAGAGCACAACACACCAAATGGAAAGGTGTCGGTGACAGCTGGTGGGACTCTGGTCATCAGACAGGTGTCTGTTTTTGACAGAGGTTATTACAAATGCATCGCTAGTAACCTAGCTGGAGCTGATACTGCTACGGTCCGCCTGCACGTGGTTGCTGCCCCACCGGGTATCTTAGAGGAGAAAAGGCAGCAGGTGAagactttttcaaaacaaaacctatGGCTGCCCTGCACAGGTCAAGGTAACCCTCAGCCCAAGATTCACTGGGTGCTGCACGACGGCGTGTTGGTCAATTCGCAAAGATTTGCCTGGGACAAAAGGATATCTGTTTATGATAATGGAACCCTCCTTATCAAGGATCTGGCTCCAATTGACAATGGCAAATATGAATGCATTGCCACCAGCTCCACGGGCTCAGAGAGAAGGGTGGTGACTTTGACCGTTGAGAGAAGAGAATCCGCACCCAAAATAGTGGTGACATCACAGCATGTAACTGAGTTGTATTTTGGGGATCAGATCAGCCTAAACTGCTCAGCAAGTGGAGAGCCTGAACCCAGGATTATGTGGAGGTTGCCATCCAATGTAGTGGTAGACCAATCACATAG GATGGGCAGCAGATTCCAGGTTTTGAAAAATGGTACTCTGGTCATCAATTTTGCAATTGATAAAGATGCAGGAGACTATCTCTGTATGGCTCAAAGCATATCTGGTGATGATGTTCAACTCATGAAGGTCAAGGTATCAATGAAGCCAGCAAAGATAGAGCACAAGCCACATGGCAAGAAGAAGGTTTTGTATGGTAATGACTTCAAAGTGGATTGTAAAGCCTCAGGGGCTCCAAAGCCAGAGATCTCCTGGGGCCTTCCAGATGGAACTGTTGTTAACAGCGCTCTGCAGGCGGATTCCTTTACTGGAGGAAGGAGAATACGTCGCTATACTCTGTTTGACAATGGAACGCTTTATGTCAATCAA GTTGGTATGACAGAGGAAGGAGACTACACTTGTATTGCTGAAAACCAAGTGGGAAAAGATGAAATGCACGTACATATCACTGTCGTGACTGCTGCTCCCAAGATACGCCAAAAGAGTGAGACTTATGCCAGACTTAAACCCGGAGGTAACATTCGCTTTGACTGTGAAGCAGTTGGTGAACCCAAACCGAGGATCCTGTGGATGTTGCCGACCAATGATGTCATAGCAGCATCAAATGAACGCTACTTGTTGCACGTAAATGGCTCTTTGGATATAAGGAATGCAAAACCAATCGATGGCGGAGAGTATGTTTGTATAGCTCGCAACCCTGGGGGCGAAAAAAGAAGAGTCTACAAACTTGAAATTGGTGGTAATCCACCTGTGATCAACGGCTTCCATCACAACAGGACTGTACTAAAAGATTTCTCGACAAAATATTCTAGGAAACTCATAGACTGTCAAGCTGAAGGCAATCCAACTCCAACTATCACCTGGATAATGCCAGATAATATCTTTTTGAAGGCGCCGTACTTCGGTGGTAGGATTAATGTCCATCATAATGGGACTTTAGAAATTCGTAATGTACGTCCTACTGATACTGGAGAGTTCATTTGCATGGCGACAAATGATGGCGGAGAATCCATATTAGTGGTAGAACTCGAGGTTACCAACACGCTCCGAAGACCCATTTTTAAAAACCCTTTCAATGAACGGATTGTCTCTCCTTTGGGGAAAACCATTGTTCTGAACTGCTCTTCTGATGGACACCCAAAGCCAGATATCACATGGATTCTACCTGATGGAATACGGCTTAGCAGTGGGCGTAACACCCACAGACGGGTGGATAACGATGGGTCTTTAGTCATCTTTAACGctcgtattgaggatgctgggaAATATCGCTGTGGTGCCAAAAACATCATGGGCTATATTGAAAAGCTCATCGTTCTGGATGTGGGGCAAAAGCCTTATATCCTCACAAGACCGAGGGGCATAATACGCAGTATGTTCGGCGATCTTCTGTTCCTTCACTGTCTATCTGATGGAAGTCCAAAACCCAGGATCTACTGGACCCTCCCTGGAGGCCACACACTTACCCAGCCTCAAGTCCTGGGCCGCTACAATTTGCTAGAGAATGGTACTCTAGTTGTTCAGGGGACTACTCTATATGACCGAGGAAACTATGTCTGCAGAGCTCGGAATGATGCAGGTGAAGCTGTGCTAACAGTCCCTGTTGTTATCATTGCCTATCCTCCACGCATCACTACAATGCCACCTCCTACCTTGAGTTTAATGGCAGGAACCCCTATTAAGCTCAATTGCGCTGCCATTGGTGTACCCAAACCGGAGATTACCTGGGAGCTGCCTGATCATTCCATTCTGTCAGTGGCACGACAAGGGAGGCGTTTGGGAAGTGAAATGCTTCACCCCCAAGGCACGCTTGTAGTCCAGAGGGTTTCAGCCTTTGACTCGGGCACATACAAATGTGTAGCCAAGAACCAACTGGGTTCAGACCTTAAGGCTGTTTATGTGCGTGTCCTCTAA
- the p2ry12 gene encoding P2Y purinoceptor 12 has product MDPNETVFQGNISNLTCSRDNVVKTVVFPVLYSVLFLAGLSLNGLAVWVFLRIPSRSHFIIYLKNVVVADVIMTLTFPFKVLSDSNMASTGLRIFVCRVSSVLFYLTMYISILFFGLISIDRCRKTMAPFKGTNAKRLARRKLLSAVVWMVLLGLCLPNMILTRKTPRSPYFKCSDLKDQAGLYWHEVVNHVCQVIFWGNLLIVLVCYTLITKELYKSYLRTTARRPERLRASAKQKEQAKRKMNTNVFLVLAVFFLCFVPFHFARVPYTMSQTRGLLFNCRLKLFFFQLKESTLFLSSLNSLLDPLIYFFLCKSFRTTLFKSLRLPPGTCSWLLERGSDTDSSSTTLKNVCVSVGQSG; this is encoded by the exons ATGGACCCAAACGAGACTGTCTTCCAAGGCAACATCAGCAACCTGACCTGCTCGCGGGACAATGTCGTCAAGACGGTCGTTTTCCCCGTTCTCTACTCCGTCCTGTTCCTTGCCGGGCTGTCCCTCAATGGCCTGGCGGTATGGGTGTTCCTGCGCATCCCCTCGCGCTCACATTTCATCATCTACCTTAAGAACGTTGTGGTCGCCGATGTCATCATGACCCTCACGTTCCCTTTCAAG GTGTTATCAGACTCCAACATGGCCTCCACTGGCCTACGAATATTCGTGTGCCGAGTCTCCTCGGTGCTCTTCTACTTGACCATGTACATTAGCATCCTCTTCTTCGGGCTCATCAGCATCGACCGCTGCAGGAAGACCATGGCGCCGTTCAAGGGCACCAATGCCAAGCGGCTGGCCCGCAGGAAGCTCCTATCCGCCGTAGTGTGGATGGTCCTTCTTGGGCTTTGCCTCCCCAACATGATCCTGACCAGGAAGACGCCACGGTCGCCATATTTCAAGTGCAGCGACCTAAAGGACCAGGCTGGGCTTTATTGGCACGAGGTGGTCAACCACGTGTGTCAGGTCATCTTCTGGGGGAACCTTTTGATTGTGCTCGTGTGCTACACGCTAATCACTAAAGAGCTGTACAAATCGTATTTGCGCACCACGGCTCGACGCCCCGAGAGGTTAAGGGCTTCGGCCAAGCAAAAAGAGCAGGCTAAGAGAAAAATGAACACCAACGTCTTCTTGGTCCTGGCCGTGTTTTTCCTGTGTTTTGTGCCGTTCCATTTCGCTCGTGTGCCGTACACAATGAGCCAGACACGGGGCCTCCTCTTCAACTGCCGACTGAAGCTCTTCTTCTTCCAGCTCAAAGAAAGCACACTGTTCCTGTCATCCCTAAATTCACTCCTAGACCCCCTCATCTACTTCTTCCTCTGCAAGTCCTTCAGGACTACGCTGTTCAAGTCCCTCAGGCTGCCACCCGGCACCTGCAGCTGGTTGCTAGAGAGGGGCTCAGACACTGATTCCAGCAGCACCACTCTGAAAAACGTGTGTGTCAGTGTTGGACAATCAGGGTGA